In the genome of Armatimonadota bacterium, one region contains:
- a CDS encoding MBL fold metallo-hydrolase: MVPGTFTLTVLNIPDIDRGVGLAIILQTPCGRTVLYDTGTGYPQGDGWQGDCNTGRDQIAPFLAARGIEALDAVIISHAHYDHFGGLLWLADRVPINLLIDSGYDFTGPRDTHYNRELADYTDLREGFRQRPGAYRAVLAGDRLELDDELQIEVIAPPAGYFHESHPETRPAQNPPAHYMLNSNSLMLRIRHGDLIFLLPGDIEKDDQARFLIPSVPPGTLACDLLVAPGHGLHTAPEFVEATRPKVTIVSLFRRWIGSCTALDGFRRVGSQVFVTGLNGTVNVISDGQSMRVETETR; this comes from the coding sequence ATGGTACCAGGCACGTTCACGCTGACAGTCCTCAACATACCGGACATCGACCGCGGTGTGGGGTTGGCGATCATCCTCCAGACCCCCTGCGGCCGCACTGTCCTCTACGACACGGGGACAGGATACCCCCAGGGCGACGGCTGGCAGGGCGACTGCAATACCGGTCGGGACCAGATCGCCCCCTTCCTGGCAGCGCGGGGCATCGAGGCCCTCGACGCAGTGATCATCAGCCACGCTCACTACGATCATTTCGGCGGGCTGCTCTGGTTGGCGGACCGGGTGCCCATCAACCTGCTGATCGATTCAGGCTACGATTTCACGGGCCCGCGCGACACTCACTACAACCGGGAGCTTGCCGACTACACGGACCTGCGCGAAGGATTTCGGCAACGCCCGGGCGCGTACCGTGCAGTGCTCGCGGGCGATAGGCTGGAACTGGATGATGAGCTTCAGATTGAGGTCATCGCGCCACCGGCGGGGTACTTCCACGAGTCCCATCCCGAGACACGGCCGGCGCAGAACCCGCCAGCTCATTACATGCTCAACAGCAATTCGCTCATGTTGCGCATCCGTCACGGGGACCTGATATTCCTCCTGCCGGGCGACATCGAGAAAGACGATCAGGCGCGGTTCTTGATCCCTTCCGTCCCGCCGGGCACGCTGGCGTGCGACCTGCTGGTCGCCCCCGGACATGGGCTGCACACCGCGCCGGAGTTCGTGGAAGCCACCCGACCGAAAGTCACCATAGTCAGCCTCTTCCGGCGCTGGATCGGCAGCTGCACCGCGCTCGATGGCTTCCGCAGAGTGGGTTCCCAGGTGTTCGTCACCGGCCTGAATGGCACGGTGAACGTGATCTCAGACGGGCAATCAATGCGGGTGGAGACGGAGACCAGGTGA
- a CDS encoding carbon-nitrogen hydrolase family protein, with product MRLAALLLVLTCATLFAEDLTRVDFETAPETDLFTHTWGDKPVEVLHNGRIADGGLDGPAANLKLQFGPETPNKLSYWNVDLPDAVPIFEGLREISFRVRTNVPVSIKIPISPFGFIYHGPGVQPSEEWQTVGLTGVYDQLMAWCARGNKDGNQGFVPAVIVAISTAPDVLADVTVDDVTVSGVDGTRERMGAELKARRFRRVRASVVTLPWSDQGRSLETVLDRLDEAALAGSDIVCLPMECVKTEGEPIPGPITDAIAAKAREHSMYVIGNIREREEDRVYVTSFLCDRKGEIIGKYRKSHKMPDEDMDLGDDLPVFDTDIGKVAMRVGSDRYFADIDHVYTVKGARMIFWSQMPEPVEDEYLQDFPSQGRAQDYNVFIACARYSRDEPGWITNFFPPYRGCPIGRSYIINREGQRIASTTRKGTVATAVIPAGELQGAGRGRNTNPAFSVLTEPVQMPEPREWAKRKIRVTCIENHVGFEDLLNKLDQAGAMGSDLVCTYEFVWVPVHGDAPTPERIAELEATARERCRKVAEKADQWNMYVLLCGVVEKREINEGILYGRDGREVGRYRKIATTYPEQVPGTETPILETDFGRIGVRICADNYMVELDRSYGVKGADIMVFSTQDWGPDAIHRNLREISRCMDAQMFHVQATHSTSEVAHRSMIVDPSGNIVAGNRYMAPGLVSAEIDLDNDRPRRYVRNWTEHKPGGYLPEYQSTEVPEVRNDLKETILRQRRPELYQALRAPSE from the coding sequence ATGCGTTTGGCGGCGCTCCTCCTCGTCCTGACTTGCGCCACGCTTTTCGCTGAGGACCTCACGCGGGTAGACTTCGAGACCGCGCCTGAGACCGATCTGTTCACTCACACCTGGGGCGACAAGCCGGTGGAGGTTCTCCACAACGGCCGGATCGCCGATGGCGGCTTGGACGGCCCAGCGGCGAACCTCAAGCTGCAGTTCGGACCGGAAACACCCAATAAGCTGTCCTACTGGAACGTGGACCTACCGGATGCAGTCCCGATTTTCGAAGGCCTCCGCGAGATCTCCTTCCGGGTGCGCACCAATGTCCCGGTGAGCATCAAGATCCCCATCAGCCCTTTCGGGTTCATCTACCACGGTCCCGGCGTACAGCCATCCGAAGAGTGGCAGACAGTAGGGCTGACCGGCGTCTACGACCAACTCATGGCCTGGTGCGCCCGCGGCAATAAGGACGGCAATCAGGGCTTCGTGCCCGCAGTGATCGTGGCCATCAGCACCGCGCCGGACGTGCTCGCCGATGTGACCGTGGACGACGTCACGGTCTCGGGTGTCGACGGCACGCGAGAGCGAATGGGCGCGGAACTCAAAGCGCGGCGGTTCCGCAGGGTGCGCGCAAGCGTAGTCACCCTCCCGTGGAGCGACCAGGGCCGCAGCCTTGAGACCGTCCTCGACCGTCTCGATGAAGCGGCGCTGGCGGGGTCCGACATCGTCTGCCTGCCCATGGAGTGCGTAAAGACTGAGGGTGAGCCAATCCCGGGGCCGATTACCGATGCCATCGCGGCGAAAGCCCGCGAGCATTCCATGTACGTCATCGGGAACATCCGGGAGCGCGAAGAAGACCGCGTGTATGTAACCAGCTTCCTGTGCGACCGTAAGGGCGAGATTATCGGCAAGTACCGCAAGAGTCACAAGATGCCCGACGAGGATATGGACCTGGGCGATGACCTTCCGGTGTTCGACACCGACATCGGGAAGGTGGCCATGCGCGTCGGCAGCGACCGCTACTTCGCTGACATCGACCACGTCTATACGGTCAAAGGCGCTCGCATGATCTTCTGGAGCCAGATGCCCGAACCCGTAGAAGACGAGTACCTGCAGGACTTCCCCAGCCAGGGCCGAGCGCAGGACTACAATGTTTTCATCGCCTGTGCGCGATACTCGCGGGATGAACCCGGCTGGATCACCAACTTCTTCCCGCCGTACCGTGGCTGTCCCATTGGGCGCTCGTATATCATCAACCGCGAGGGCCAGCGCATCGCCAGCACTACCCGCAAGGGCACTGTGGCGACCGCTGTGATCCCGGCCGGCGAACTTCAGGGCGCCGGGCGCGGCCGGAATACGAACCCGGCCTTCAGCGTTCTCACCGAACCCGTCCAGATGCCGGAACCCCGCGAGTGGGCAAAGCGGAAAATCCGCGTGACCTGTATCGAGAACCACGTGGGCTTCGAAGACCTGCTCAACAAGCTGGACCAGGCCGGCGCGATGGGCAGCGACCTCGTCTGCACGTATGAGTTCGTCTGGGTGCCCGTGCATGGCGACGCCCCCACGCCGGAGCGGATCGCGGAACTCGAAGCGACAGCCCGTGAACGCTGCCGGAAAGTGGCCGAGAAAGCCGACCAGTGGAACATGTACGTGCTGCTGTGCGGCGTCGTCGAGAAGCGCGAGATCAACGAGGGTATCCTCTACGGTCGCGACGGCCGGGAAGTCGGGCGATACCGCAAGATCGCGACCACCTATCCCGAGCAGGTTCCGGGTACCGAGACGCCCATCCTGGAGACGGATTTCGGCCGCATCGGAGTGCGCATCTGCGCGGACAACTACATGGTCGAACTCGACCGCTCCTACGGGGTAAAGGGCGCGGACATCATGGTCTTCAGCACCCAGGACTGGGGGCCTGACGCCATCCACCGGAACCTGAGGGAAATCTCGCGCTGCATGGACGCCCAGATGTTCCACGTACAGGCCACCCACTCGACGTCGGAGGTCGCACACCGCAGCATGATCGTGGACCCATCCGGGAACATCGTGGCCGGCAACCGGTATATGGCCCCCGGACTGGTCTCCGCGGAGATCGACCTGGACAATGATCGCCCGCGCCGATATGTGCGCAACTGGACGGAACACAAGCCCGGCGGCTACCTGCCCGAGTACCAGTCCACCGAAGTGCCCGAAGTGCGCAATGACCTGAAAGAGACGATCCTGCGGCAGCGGCGGCCCGAACTGTACCAGGCGCTCAGAGCGCCGTCCGAATGA
- a CDS encoding redox-sensing transcriptional repressor Rex encodes MPWQFDIPEATVQRLSTYRAILRRLEREGRPTVSSWEIAAIANVNAAQVRKDLSYFGDFGRRGLGYRVPQLHEELTRILGLLRDRRVIVVGAGNLGSALVGYPGFEPRGFRVVGVFDASPDKVGQMLNDQPILPMSRLPELVPELGVDIAIVAVPGAAAQEVVDAVVAAGVRCVLNLAPVQVSLPPGIVVRSFDMTSQLEILSFCLSHIASDSEPERTP; translated from the coding sequence ATGCCCTGGCAATTCGACATCCCCGAGGCCACCGTACAGCGGCTCTCCACCTACCGAGCAATTCTGCGCCGGCTGGAGCGCGAGGGCAGGCCGACCGTTTCCTCCTGGGAGATCGCGGCCATCGCTAACGTGAATGCCGCGCAGGTCCGCAAGGACCTGTCATATTTCGGCGACTTCGGTCGGCGCGGACTTGGCTATCGGGTGCCGCAATTGCACGAGGAACTTACTCGGATTCTGGGGCTTCTGAGGGATCGGCGCGTCATCGTGGTGGGAGCCGGGAACCTCGGGTCAGCGCTGGTGGGCTACCCGGGATTCGAGCCCCGGGGCTTTCGGGTGGTGGGGGTGTTCGATGCCAGCCCCGACAAGGTCGGCCAGATGCTCAATGACCAGCCGATCCTGCCCATGTCGCGGTTGCCCGAACTGGTCCCGGAATTGGGGGTTGACATCGCGATTGTGGCCGTTCCGGGTGCCGCGGCGCAGGAAGTGGTGGACGCAGTGGTGGCCGCCGGGGTCCGCTGCGTGCTGAATCTCGCGCCAGTGCAGGTGTCGTTGCCCCCCGGCATCGTCGTGCGCAGCTTCGACATGACGAGCCAGCTGGAGATCCTCTCGTTCTGCCTGTCGCATATCGCAAGCGATTCTGAGCCGGAACGGACGCCCTGA
- a CDS encoding glycosyltransferase family 39 protein: MKWTLAGISVLILACSVGISFLGIDWGLPLRWNPDELTRPGDLLLETEGGRNYHYGTHHRRLAGALVTPYLRAHAGSDDADLGGVSTRPEVHAGMVLRLRTLSAVQSGLAVVVLFLVFADAAGLAAACLAALVLVALPVRIVTSHFATIDSPLFFWSVLSVGALYLSVRQGNLRWYAAAAFLAGLAATTKPVAGLLVLALGITPLVMFPERPGWSGLLRCWALGAGAFVAGVLVGCPEIVTDARTYWRQNLTNPTAAKRAVHAIPDYQWWMTPDRWARSWGGWPWAVLGGAGAIACLRARRPLLKRLALAVVPWALLVIVYFTVSPTGDVRNSLTAGAVLSAFGATAVCGAMASSKRSWPKVALAVLVLASLMHLGAFSVISVRLFDLDPRNRMEQWLEQHGAQGQVVEYYSPVGIKVPAGLLACRIPMAGQPHLVHPTETPVAPLFNWYHRQVKHDWEEWMGQHRRVLAELRQEAQRAARRLTPEALAERRPDWIVIDTDSLTAIETGQVPFPEGVRYVRALLDGRMGYRVVETFAPPFGYSPDFWFPPTAHMRVYLLAPAR, from the coding sequence ATGAAGTGGACCCTTGCGGGGATCAGTGTGCTGATCCTCGCTTGCAGTGTTGGTATAAGTTTTCTGGGGATCGACTGGGGTCTGCCGCTGCGGTGGAACCCGGACGAACTGACGCGGCCGGGGGATCTGCTGCTCGAAACTGAAGGCGGGCGGAATTACCACTACGGCACCCATCACCGCAGGTTGGCCGGGGCCCTTGTGACGCCCTACCTGCGCGCCCATGCGGGTTCGGACGACGCCGACCTGGGCGGGGTGTCTACTCGGCCGGAGGTCCACGCGGGAATGGTTCTGCGCCTGCGGACGCTCAGCGCGGTGCAGAGCGGTCTGGCGGTCGTGGTCCTTTTTCTGGTTTTCGCCGACGCGGCAGGCTTGGCGGCTGCATGCCTTGCGGCACTGGTTCTGGTTGCCCTGCCGGTGCGCATCGTCACATCGCACTTCGCCACGATTGATTCCCCCCTGTTCTTCTGGTCCGTCCTCAGCGTTGGCGCGTTGTATCTGTCGGTGCGACAGGGCAACCTGCGCTGGTATGCGGCGGCGGCGTTTCTCGCGGGCCTCGCGGCGACGACGAAACCGGTGGCGGGGTTGCTGGTGTTGGCCCTGGGCATCACGCCGCTGGTGATGTTCCCGGAGCGTCCCGGCTGGAGTGGGTTACTGAGGTGCTGGGCCCTGGGAGCCGGCGCTTTCGTGGCCGGTGTGCTGGTGGGTTGCCCGGAGATAGTGACGGACGCTCGCACGTACTGGAGGCAGAACCTCACGAACCCCACCGCAGCCAAGCGGGCCGTGCACGCGATTCCAGACTACCAGTGGTGGATGACCCCCGACCGCTGGGCACGCTCGTGGGGTGGCTGGCCTTGGGCGGTGCTGGGGGGTGCCGGGGCGATCGCGTGCTTGCGTGCCCGAAGGCCGCTCCTGAAGCGTCTTGCACTCGCTGTGGTGCCGTGGGCGTTGCTCGTGATCGTGTACTTTACGGTAAGCCCGACCGGGGACGTACGCAACTCTCTGACGGCGGGTGCGGTCTTGTCCGCTTTCGGAGCGACGGCAGTCTGCGGCGCGATGGCCTCCTCAAAACGCTCCTGGCCGAAGGTTGCTCTTGCGGTGCTCGTCTTGGCCTCGCTAATGCACCTCGGGGCTTTCTCGGTGATCTCGGTACGCCTGTTCGATCTGGACCCGCGAAATCGAATGGAACAATGGCTGGAGCAGCACGGAGCGCAGGGGCAGGTGGTCGAATACTACTCTCCCGTTGGCATCAAGGTTCCGGCCGGCCTGCTTGCCTGCAGGATCCCCATGGCCGGGCAGCCGCACCTGGTGCATCCCACCGAAACCCCGGTCGCGCCTTTGTTCAACTGGTATCACAGGCAGGTCAAGCACGACTGGGAAGAGTGGATGGGCCAGCATCGCAGAGTGCTGGCGGAGTTACGGCAGGAGGCTCAACGTGCCGCGCGGAGGCTGACCCCCGAAGCCCTTGCGGAGCGCCGTCCCGACTGGATCGTCATCGACACCGACAGCCTGACCGCCATCGAGACCGGCCAGGTGCCCTTCCCCGAGGGGGTACGGTACGTACGGGCGCTGCTGGACGGGAGGATGGGTTACCGGGTGGTGGAGACCTTCGCGCCGCCTTTCGGCTACTCGCCGGACTTCTGGTTCCCTCCTACCGCGCATATGAGGGTCTACCTGCTGGCTCCGGCTCGCTGA
- a CDS encoding polyprenyl synthetase family protein, translated as MDQPISGVGISPVDPFGEYRTLVASHADQVEAALRDICGDGCDQISRAALSAVEAGGKRLRPLVTLLSAKVFGEPNAASLDVAVGLEVLHLASLMHDDVVDEADLRRGKPAVRQLFGNRIAVLVGDYLAARAYRKLTNIRDWAYVDIMAHVVDDMASSEAAFARVDPFQLTEADCLDIARGKTAGLFGAACQLGAMSVGAPEPDCLKMREYGINLGLAFQIADDLLDVFGQAREIGKDAGRDVLTGQFSLPIVAALSSSNGHDVRRIIEDIGSRELMEDELQSALAALADAVETAGGKARAQEIAWEHVERSRAALAGIEGDAQALNALREIAALVASRDR; from the coding sequence ATGGACCAGCCAATTTCCGGAGTCGGCATCTCGCCCGTAGATCCCTTCGGCGAATACCGGACTCTGGTTGCCTCCCACGCCGACCAGGTCGAAGCCGCGCTCCGCGACATCTGTGGCGACGGGTGCGACCAAATCTCCCGCGCAGCGCTGTCTGCGGTTGAGGCCGGGGGCAAGCGCCTGCGCCCGCTTGTCACGCTGCTCAGTGCGAAGGTTTTCGGCGAACCGAACGCGGCTTCTCTGGACGTAGCGGTGGGTCTCGAAGTGCTGCATCTTGCTAGCCTCATGCACGATGACGTGGTGGATGAGGCCGACCTTCGCCGCGGAAAGCCGGCAGTCAGGCAGCTCTTTGGGAACCGCATCGCTGTCCTTGTCGGCGATTACCTGGCGGCCCGCGCATACCGCAAGCTCACCAACATTCGCGACTGGGCTTACGTCGATATTATGGCCCATGTTGTCGATGACATGGCCAGTTCTGAGGCCGCATTTGCGCGTGTTGACCCCTTCCAACTGACCGAGGCAGACTGTCTGGACATCGCCCGGGGGAAGACGGCGGGACTGTTCGGGGCAGCGTGTCAGCTGGGGGCCATGAGCGTCGGTGCACCCGAGCCGGACTGCCTGAAAATGCGCGAGTATGGCATCAACCTCGGGCTCGCGTTCCAAATTGCCGACGACCTGCTGGACGTTTTCGGGCAGGCGCGAGAGATCGGCAAGGACGCAGGACGCGACGTACTCACCGGACAGTTCAGCCTGCCCATCGTTGCGGCGCTGAGCAGCTCGAATGGGCACGATGTGCGCCGGATCATTGAAGACATTGGGTCACGCGAATTGATGGAAGACGAACTGCAATCGGCCCTGGCAGCCCTCGCGGATGCCGTAGAGACAGCGGGGGGCAAGGCGCGTGCGCAGGAAATTGCCTGGGAGCATGTGGAACGCTCGCGGGCTGCCCTGGCCGGGATCGAGGGTGACGCCCAGGCCCTCAACGCCCTGCGCGAGATCGCGGCTCTGGTCGCTTCGCGCGATCGGTAA
- a CDS encoding PAC2 family protein, with the protein MSDLILRDTPELRSPVMILGFTGWMNGGNVSIGTVDHLVRQTRARRLAEIDPLEFYVLNFPVATLPTVGQSPEQSGLSGMEIAAIFRPHTEIEDGVVKRFVPETNVFRYSTEPELILFYGEEPHIRWRSYSDCVMEVARRFNVREIFFVGSVAGPVPHTREPRVRCSTAREEYKERFAGQDVSFTDYSGPASLVTYLTIRADEMGIPLRSIVVDVPMYPTVQMNIYPRSILRVVRLLSDLLNLRIDASSLEQAVDSVREQIDKVVAGDPELRQLVDRMETVYDTEVGGDDEDLLRRLLEGMGPDGSPDEQPPEEG; encoded by the coding sequence ATGAGCGACCTGATACTGCGCGATACCCCGGAACTCAGGAGCCCGGTGATGATCCTCGGCTTCACGGGTTGGATGAACGGGGGGAACGTCTCCATCGGCACGGTGGATCATCTCGTGCGTCAGACAAGGGCTCGCAGACTGGCGGAAATCGACCCGCTGGAGTTTTACGTGCTCAACTTCCCGGTGGCAACTCTCCCGACGGTGGGCCAGAGCCCTGAGCAGAGTGGCTTGTCGGGAATGGAGATCGCCGCGATCTTCCGCCCGCATACGGAGATCGAGGACGGCGTGGTCAAGCGCTTTGTGCCCGAGACCAACGTGTTCCGCTACTCCACCGAACCCGAACTCATCCTGTTCTACGGCGAGGAGCCCCACATCCGCTGGCGCAGTTACTCAGATTGCGTGATGGAGGTAGCACGGCGCTTCAATGTGCGGGAGATCTTCTTTGTTGGCAGCGTTGCAGGGCCAGTCCCACACACCCGCGAACCCCGGGTGCGCTGCTCCACCGCACGTGAAGAGTACAAGGAGCGATTCGCAGGCCAGGACGTGAGCTTCACCGACTACTCCGGCCCTGCAAGCCTGGTGACCTACCTCACCATTCGTGCGGACGAGATGGGCATCCCCCTGCGCAGCATCGTGGTGGATGTGCCCATGTACCCAACGGTGCAGATGAACATCTATCCCCGCAGCATCCTGCGCGTCGTGAGGCTCCTGTCCGATCTGTTGAACCTGCGTATCGACGCCTCCAGCCTGGAACAAGCGGTGGACAGTGTGCGAGAGCAGATCGACAAGGTGGTCGCAGGAGACCCGGAACTTCGGCAACTCGTGGACAGGATGGAGACGGTCTACGATACTGAGGTCGGGGGTGATGATGAGGATCTGCTGCGGCGGCTCCTGGAGGGCATGGGGCCGGACGGGAGCCCGGATGAGCAACCGCCCGAAGAGGGGTAA
- a CDS encoding exo-alpha-sialidase, protein MRQFITVVILLVLASCLGAQSVDFAPDLNSLDAWEVSGGQWTATDGLLKQSSWWYSESDWASTAHAFLKEPVLADFDVSFEFRVEPGGGGVGAAQFLFRSSSNRAYYLIQFSSKAGGVYLVRNDPGVHWRNIRRASMVQMPRGEWHRIRVKAEGPGITIWVNGAEALQAEDDAALSGRIGFGTSQAVAGFRNITIKGTRGELDTPWQNTGGKHMPPSFRVICEDAGAGGYEAFPDICRCANGDLLCVFYAGYDHVSFPRDDLPKGARVSAVRSTDEGETWSPAFVVADTPWDDRDPHIACLKDGTLICNWFTYYGNWQPPDSDKPGHYKELWTCFSTDNGLTWSEPHLVPNTAGQYWGCSAPVRELSDGTLIWPIYREYQQPLRNWTAVMHSSDGGKTWTDPVWVDETNDDNDEPDICEMPDGRLLCVMRANPGDSMWYSWSEDKGRTWTRSEKIGFPGHAPYLFLTSKDILLLGHRLPNTALNYSLDYGRTWSPSMQVDATIGSYPSMVELKDGTILFVYYEEGPGSSIRAQKLWATKDGVEQLEW, encoded by the coding sequence TTGCGACAATTCATCACCGTTGTCATCTTGCTGGTTCTTGCATCCTGCCTCGGCGCACAGTCAGTGGACTTTGCGCCCGACCTCAACTCTCTGGATGCCTGGGAGGTCTCCGGTGGCCAATGGACGGCGACTGACGGTCTGCTGAAGCAGAGCTCCTGGTGGTACTCGGAGTCCGACTGGGCTTCAACCGCACACGCATTCCTGAAGGAGCCGGTGCTTGCGGACTTTGATGTGAGCTTCGAGTTCCGGGTTGAGCCCGGCGGTGGCGGAGTGGGTGCCGCCCAGTTTCTTTTCCGTTCCAGTAGCAACAGAGCATACTACCTCATCCAGTTCAGTAGCAAGGCCGGAGGAGTATATCTGGTCCGGAATGATCCCGGCGTCCATTGGCGCAATATCCGCAGAGCGTCCATGGTGCAGATGCCCAGGGGGGAATGGCACCGGATCCGGGTCAAGGCAGAGGGGCCCGGGATCACCATCTGGGTAAATGGGGCCGAAGCTCTTCAGGCGGAAGATGACGCTGCCTTGAGCGGCCGCATCGGGTTCGGTACCAGCCAGGCCGTCGCCGGCTTCCGGAACATCACTATCAAGGGCACCCGGGGCGAACTTGACACGCCCTGGCAGAACACGGGAGGGAAGCACATGCCACCTAGTTTCAGGGTCATCTGTGAGGACGCCGGGGCCGGCGGTTACGAGGCATTCCCGGACATCTGCCGATGCGCAAACGGTGACCTGTTGTGCGTCTTCTATGCCGGGTACGACCACGTTTCGTTTCCCCGAGACGACCTGCCAAAGGGCGCGAGGGTCAGTGCGGTCCGATCCACCGACGAGGGCGAGACCTGGAGTCCAGCCTTCGTGGTTGCGGACACTCCCTGGGACGACCGCGACCCCCACATCGCCTGCCTGAAAGACGGGACGCTGATCTGCAACTGGTTCACCTACTACGGGAACTGGCAGCCGCCTGACTCGGACAAGCCGGGCCACTACAAGGAACTCTGGACCTGCTTCTCCACCGACAACGGCCTCACGTGGAGCGAGCCGCATCTCGTCCCGAACACCGCCGGGCAGTACTGGGGTTGCTCGGCGCCAGTGCGGGAACTGTCCGACGGCACCCTCATCTGGCCCATCTACCGCGAATACCAGCAGCCTTTGCGCAACTGGACCGCGGTGATGCATTCCAGCGACGGTGGCAAGACCTGGACCGATCCTGTGTGGGTAGACGAGACCAATGACGACAATGACGAGCCGGATATCTGCGAAATGCCCGATGGCCGTCTCCTGTGCGTCATGCGGGCAAACCCCGGCGACAGCATGTGGTACTCGTGGTCTGAGGACAAGGGCAGGACGTGGACACGCTCCGAGAAAATCGGGTTTCCGGGGCATGCGCCGTACCTGTTTCTCACCAGCAAGGACATACTGCTCCTCGGGCATCGCCTGCCCAATACGGCCCTCAACTACAGTCTGGACTACGGCAGAACCTGGAGTCCGTCCATGCAGGTGGATGCCACCATTGGCTCTTACCCGAGCATGGTGGAGTTGAAAGACGGGACGATCCTCTTCGTCTACTACGAGGAGGGACCGGGCTCATCCATCCGGGCCCAGAAACTCTGGGCCACAAAGGACGGCGTCGAGCAGCTGGAGTGGTGA
- a CDS encoding metallophosphoesterase, whose translation MRICAAADIHYPRFGTDWARALARRMCEAEPDVIILAGDVSAGPDYRYRQILSFFETCACPKLFVPGNHDLWSDAEEPDTPWRYSDGLRVLVEDCGFHYLPGAPFVLGNVGFAGTIGWWDYAYRQIAPPYDGLRVTPLAARVEEEATKLVPIPGRGLVPWEELTETDYDGKALVWQDRDGAQQSIIWNDVVHVGWGIPDTDVARRCANELAADLAALGPDVRTLVGVTHFVPFADLLIEHQSDVQAAFCRAFMGSPLLGETLERDPRTRLVLCGHQHRQDVTSRGRMVLADCGVARDDDGPLLITLTEV comes from the coding sequence ATGCGTATCTGTGCTGCAGCGGACATCCACTACCCGCGCTTCGGGACCGACTGGGCCCGGGCATTGGCGCGCCGTATGTGCGAAGCCGAACCGGATGTGATCATCCTGGCCGGTGACGTTTCCGCCGGGCCGGACTACCGTTATCGCCAGATCCTCAGTTTCTTCGAGACCTGCGCCTGCCCGAAGCTATTCGTCCCCGGCAACCACGACTTGTGGAGCGACGCCGAGGAGCCCGACACTCCCTGGCGCTACTCCGACGGCCTGCGCGTACTGGTGGAGGACTGTGGCTTCCATTACCTGCCCGGCGCGCCCTTCGTGCTGGGAAATGTGGGTTTCGCCGGGACCATCGGTTGGTGGGACTACGCCTACCGACAGATCGCGCCGCCATATGACGGCTTGCGCGTCACGCCGCTCGCCGCTCGGGTCGAAGAGGAAGCCACGAAGCTGGTGCCTATACCCGGGCGAGGCCTCGTCCCCTGGGAGGAACTCACCGAGACCGACTACGACGGTAAGGCCCTGGTGTGGCAGGACCGTGACGGCGCGCAACAGAGCATCATCTGGAACGACGTGGTCCACGTGGGCTGGGGCATACCGGATACGGATGTCGCCCGGCGATGCGCGAACGAACTGGCTGCCGACCTTGCGGCTCTGGGTCCCGATGTCAGGACCCTGGTGGGCGTCACGCATTTCGTGCCCTTCGCGGACCTCCTGATTGAGCACCAGTCGGACGTGCAAGCCGCATTCTGTCGCGCATTCATGGGATCACCATTGCTGGGCGAGACGCTTGAGCGCGACCCGCGCACCCGCCTGGTGCTCTGTGGCCACCAACATCGCCAGGATGTAACCTCCCGCGGCAGAATGGTTCTGGCCGACTGCGGCGTAGCGCGGGATGATGACGGCCCCCTGCTCATCACCCTCACCGAGGTATAG